In Drosophila busckii strain San Diego stock center, stock number 13000-0081.31 chromosome 3R, ASM1175060v1, whole genome shotgun sequence, the sequence AGGCTGTTTAAAGCATCTTACATTTAAATCTACGGTTCGGCTTATTCGTTTTGCGACCTTTTCGTCCCTTGTTATCCTTATCTTTGCGTATTTCACGGACCAATGTGTAAAATGCATCATCCACACCCATGCGCGTCTTGGCAGACGTTTCTATGTATGGAATGCCATATTGTTTGGCCACCTGCGAAAGAAAGGGATCAGAGGGTGTTGATGTCAAAGCAACTGACATGcccagtttgtttgcttacctCTCGGGCTTGTTCGTTTTGCACATTCCACGAGGGCAGATCACATTTATTGCCCACAAGCACCATTGGCACCTCTTCGGCATCCTTAACACGTTTGATTTGCTCACGATATGTGCCAATATCCTCAAATGACTTGGCACTATTCACAGCGAATACCAGGAGAAATCCTTCGCCCGTTCGCATATACTGATCACGCATGGCGGAATATTCCTCTTGTCCAGCGGTATCTAAAATGTCCAGCAGGCAGGTTTCACCGTCTGTCGAACGTCAATACacattataataattgcaaatcgaatgtatttattattaacatacCAATAACCACTTGCTTGCGATATGAGTCCTCGATTGTGGGATCGTATTCGTCAACAAAATGGTTTTGAATTAATTGTATTGTCAGTGCTGATTTGCCAACACCGCCAGCACCGACCACAACCAACTTGTATTCCGTCATTTGGAGTTCTCGTTGTGCTTGCTCTGCTCGCCGTACTTGTTGTCGATGTttacaattgcagttgcagtcttAAGTTCGTGTGTATGTTaagtctgtatgtgtgtgttgcgtgcgtgcgtgttaGTATTCCTCGCCCTTCTCTCAAAATGGGAGCTGCAACTAAAGACTGCGGCGACTGCAAATGCAGATgcacatacaaatttttattaattaaaaatgattaaaattaattaaacgcatAATTAGACATAAAGTAATGTGAGTCAGAGTCACAAGCATatgatgtatgtatatttttttctctgccgctcacacacaaacgcgcacacacatgcaccaACACAatgagagcgaaagagaaaaAGAACGCAATGACATGACTCAAGCACAGAATCCTTATTAAAATTCACtgcaactttattaaaagttaacacatttgtttatacgcATGGCTTAGTCATATCTATTATCAAAATTGTTTTCCACTATGCTCTTGCAGCGTAGTTCAGAGTGCACGcttatctatgtatgtattttgctGCCGGACCTtctttgttgctgtcgcttcaATTGGCTCCtccttgtttttttttcaacacgGCAAATTTAGCCAGTGGCTTAACTTCAAAGAGGTACTCGTTTTAACGTGTGTATAAAACCTACGCTATAActaaaacatttaacaattatgAGGTTTAACGCGTTTTTTagcagctttaaaaatatttgcaaagttatgtttgcttttttttttggtttaatcACCGCGTAGATGATACTGTGAGCACTGTGGTGGATGGCGATAATGTTTTTAACCAATGCCTGTCGAAATGTAACTGTGACTTTGTAAGTGTAAACGGAATTTAACAGGGCGCGATGGCCGGAAAATTAATACAATCcaattttagcatatttatagcTACCCTtagaaattttgaaattgcaattgctaaaaattcttCTAAATATCgtaaaatttaagctacaaacCTATTTGCACAAATGTTGTTATAAAGTTAATcacacaattaaataaacagcaaaagaaTAAGTTACTTGTTGTGCTGAAAATATAATGATTATGTCGAGAGCCTCGGCCtctttaaaactttaaaacgGTTAAAATAAACTCAGTTTTggttaacatattttttgttggtctggctatttttatgaatttttcatCGATTTGTCCATTTTAACTTATGATATTCTGGCCACACTATAAAAGGCAGCATGTTTGACAAATTGAACTTTAATAATTTGGTGAgtgaaaattttcaaattatctTAGAAATCATACTTATAACTGCTCAACAGGTCATTTCCAACAAGAAACTTATACAACAAGCACGAGCTCAAACGATTGCAAAGTTAGTACACAAACTACGCAAACTGAACAATGCGCTAGACAAACATCCGGACAATGAGAAGCACAAGCAGCGGATACGGAAAAATGCTGAATGTGTGGCACAGATAAAAGCGCTTAAATGTATACGCATAATGCGGTCGGTGCTGCTGCAAGATGGCAAGCACAATGCAGTGTTAACAAATGGCAGAGCAACTCCTGAAGAGATTGGCATTGCCATGTTAGgcctaaataaaattatgcagctgctCGTAAACACATTTAGACTTAAGCTGGAACTAGGCAGTGAGGCAGATGCTGCATGGCGTACTGAAATATTGGAGACTAGTAAGAGGCGCCTTAAAGTAGAACGCACTGAGGACAAGCGACGCAAGCGTAAAGAGTTGAAAGATCTAAAGGCGCAGGAGCGTAATCGCGTAGAATGgttgcagcaaaacaaaccaGAAGTTGACCAGGAAATGGGGACAGCTGTTGAGACGGCAGCTGAAGATTGTGAGAAGGAAGTTGTTGAAACTGCTAAAGAAAAGTCCATTAATAATAAGCTGGAAAATATAGAATCCACAAAAGAATTGCACGTGGATCAGCCAAGGCTGGAAGTTATGCAGCCGAAAGTTATAGAAAAGCCAGCAAAGAGAGATGTAAAACAGCTAAAACAAAGAGAGAAAACAGTTA encodes:
- the LOC108603437 gene encoding uncharacterized protein LOC108603437, which gives rise to MFDKLNFNNLVISNKKLIQQARAQTIAKLVHKLRKLNNALDKHPDNEKHKQRIRKNAECVAQIKALKCIRIMRSVLLQDGKHNAVLTNGRATPEEIGIAMLGLNKIMQLLVNTFRLKLELGSEADAAWRTEILETSKRRLKVERTEDKRRKRKELKDLKAQERNRVEWLQQNKPEVDQEMGTAVETAAEDCEKEVVETAKEKSINNKLENIESTKELHVDQPRLEVMQPKVIEKPAKRDVKQLKQREKTVKKERLQIDNKKQPKLELKQPRVIEKPAKGVVKQVKEMEKSAKKERLQVDNKKHTQPSVIEKPAKPEHVEPYRSNVKQKKTKVEEKERPTHVVDPFFITESGQPYLSSAVVLSGDSSDESEKEDVYHQEPSRRKHVTRQQDTDKHPSWLAKQQQRPIISSFKGRKIKFGDDGSAVATIAPSAVAPETAAVTADMHPSWIAKQKLKPKIATFMGTKIKFDDD
- the LOC108601713 gene encoding ras-like protein 1 — its product is MTEYKLVVVGAGGVGKSALTIQLIQNHFVDEYDPTIEDSYRKQVVIDGETCLLDILDTAGQEEYSAMRDQYMRTGEGFLLVFAVNSAKSFEDIGTYREQIKRVKDAEEVPMVLVGNKCDLPSWNVQNEQAREVAKQYGIPYIETSAKTRMGVDDAFYTLVREIRKDKDNKGRKGRKTNKPNRRFKCKML